The sequence below is a genomic window from bacterium.
GTTCAGCATAGTCAGCCGCGGCAGCCGGATCTCTTGACGCACCCGCTCCAGAAGTTTGGGAGAGACCGCGTGGAGCGCGTCAGGGATTTCATCGCGCCGCACGGCGGCCGCCTGAAGCTGACGCGCGAGATGAAGCGATACCCCCAGCGGCGCCAAGGCGGCATGCAATTCCAAAGCCGTTAAATCTTTGAGAAGAATGGGCATATTTAAGAGCCCACTCCCAATAAGTTCTGTAACGCAGACTCCAGGTCTTGATATTCGAACTCGAACCCAGCCTGCTGCAGACGGGTAGGCAGGCAGCGTTTCCCGGTCAGAATCAACTCGGGATTGATCCCGACCACAAGACTCAGGGTACGCAACAGCCAGGCCGGAACTGGCGGGGACCAGGGTCTATTCAGAACGCGACGCAGGGTCTGCATGAGTTCGGCATTGGTGATGGGCTGTGGGGTGACCGCATTGAAAACCCCGTTGAGTTTGGCGTTTTCGAGCACTTCACAAAAAACCCGATTCAGGTCCTGCAGATGAATCCAGCTTACGCCTTGCCGGCCATTCCCGGCGGCACCCCCCAGAAAACACCGCGTAAGTCTGGCCAGCACCGGCAAGGCCCCGCCCTCACGTCCGAACACCACGCCAAGCCGCAACACGACTTTACGGGTATCCGTGAATGCCATCCCATTGATGGCTGCCTCACAGGTTTTCGTGATGTCCGCCAGCATGCCGGATCCCGCCGGGGCCTCCTCATTACATGAACGGCCGGTATCGCCATAGAACCCGACCGCACTGCAATGGACAAAGACGCCGGGCTCGTGGCGACACCGGCTCACGGCCTCGCCTAGAACCTTCAGTGCCTCCAGACGTGAAGTGAGCAACTCACGCTTGTTCCGCGGGGTCAGCCGGCAATTCACATTCCTGCCGGAAAAATTAACAAGGGCATCGGCCCCTTCCAGCACTTCCGTCCAAGGCCCCCGCGAACGCCCATCCCAGACCACATATCTCACTCCCGCTTGAGGGGCTATTCGGTCTGACCGCGTCAGCACGGTGACGCGCGCCCCGCCCGAGAGAAGCCGCTGAGTCAGGGCGCTCCCGATAAACCCACTGCCCCCCGCCAGAATAATATGTTTCCCGTTCATGTCGTTGCCGGAGGTTAGCACCACGTCACAATCTCTTTGAGGGTAAGACGTGGAGAGTTGCGTTGCGGCTTTACGGCCGGCCAGCCGACGGTGATCAGGGCCTGCGGCGTAATGTCGGAGGGCCAGCCGACAATCCGGCGCACTTCTTTCGGGCGGATCCAGCCGATCCAGCAGGTGCCCAACCCCAATTCGGTCGCCTGTAACACGGCATGTTCTCCTGCAATTCCCAGATCCAGCAACGGGTACTCGACCTGTGACAGCAAGGGTGCCACCCGGTGCGTGATCAGCGACCTCTTCATGCCCATCACCAGAATGACCGGAGCCTGCTTCGCCCAGGCCATCCCGAGGCCCGGCAGCGTTCCCTCGTCCAGCAGGCGGGTTCTCAGGGCCTCCTCCATCACCACGGCAAACCGCCAGGGTTGTCGATTGCAGGCGGAG
It includes:
- a CDS encoding TIGR01777 family oxidoreductase, which produces MVLTSGNDMNGKHIILAGGSGFIGSALTQRLLSGGARVTVLTRSDRIAPQAGVRYVVWDGRSRGPWTEVLEGADALVNFSGRNVNCRLTPRNKRELLTSRLEALKVLGEAVSRCRHEPGVFVHCSAVGFYGDTGRSCNEEAPAGSGMLADITKTCEAAINGMAFTDTRKVVLRLGVVFGREGGALPVLARLTRCFLGGAAGNGRQGVSWIHLQDLNRVFCEVLENAKLNGVFNAVTPQPITNAELMQTLRRVLNRPWSPPVPAWLLRTLSLVVGINPELILTGKRCLPTRLQQAGFEFEYQDLESALQNLLGVGS
- a CDS encoding nitroreductase family protein — translated: MSGFKELYAKRFSCRAYTSDPVPRGDVEKILDAARRAPSACNRQPWRFAVVMEEALRTRLLDEGTLPGLGMAWAKQAPVILVMGMKRSLITHRVAPLLSQVEYPLLDLGIAGEHAVLQATELGLGTCWIGWIRPKEVRRIVGWPSDITPQALITVGWPAVKPQRNSPRLTLKEIVTWC